The nucleotide sequence tgtacCAAGGATTTTCACCACCTTAAGCCACAAACCACCACCCGAACATTTCCAGGCATGGCACAATGCCATGACACAATAGCCTTTTTATAAAGCTTCTAAAAATTGGGAGCACTGACCTTGGACATACAATAGCCTGAAAAAAATGATCATTCAGCAAACTGAACTAAAACATCCCAATGAAAAGCAGCTGAGCTATTTTTTTAAGTAACAGAATGTGATATTTTAATTGCATACAGCAAAATAAAGGATCAAACCAAAGTAGTTTTTGAGCAGTGCTGCATATACTGAAAATGAGTGTTAGTTTAATAATGATGAGGTGCTCCACTATTAGCCAACTAAAATCAATGAATTCTTCTACAAATAATGGGGAAGGAAAGCATGCCACAACTGGAAATAGTATCTCAGAGTAGGCATAGTGGAGGTGAAGGTTAATTTATCTTGAGAATGCTCATTATTCCTATCATTTTAACGGCCTGTACAGATTAACAGGGCCTGAATCCCACATATGATTACCGGATCAAGACCAAGCTCTAGGATGTATGCTTCCTGCCACAAGGCTCCTCCTTTTCCATATGAATTTCCATTGTAAGACTTCACAATAATTAAAAGTTACATTTCAATAATTAAAAGTTACATGTCATTCTGCTATCCAGGCTGTGAAACCATCTTGTTAGTATAAAACAGTTAACATTCCTGTTCATATAGCTTGTATAAATATAGTTTGGTCTTTATATGCCTAACTGTAAATACTCTATTCGAAGTTCAGTAATATAATCTGTGTTCTTTTGCTGTGAAATTAATTACATGTCTTCGCAGCATTGTCTCTAAAATAGAGGGAAAGCCAGATTTCACACCCACACTAATTTTACTCCAGTTCAATCTGTCTTATGTCCCCCAAATGGCATCTTGAATGAAAGATGTCTACAGCCCTGGAAAACAACACTATATACCACCAACTGCAGACTTCCCTCAAGGACTGGGAGATGTTTACCTTCCTAGCTTCAAACACCCAGTGGCTTTTGCCGTCATCATCAACCTGGTTCCACCAGCGGAGGCCGACCATCAACCTCCCTGTGACATTCTAGAGAGAGAAATACAAGATTACTCCATGGGATAAGTGAAGGCAGGAATGAATTGATTCCTCCTATTACATAGCAGCCTGCCTGGTGGCCTTGGATGCTTCTGAATGTGCCTGGGATTTGCAGCGCCATGGGAAACCACAGACACCTTATGCCCTAGAGGGGACTGCAGTCTGAAAAAGggacgtttatttatttatttcgtattCCTCCCCACCAAATGGCTTTAAATGGGTGGCATGTAGAGCACAACTCCATCACAGATGTTGAGATCTACTCAAGAGGGGTCTAGATCAGGCGTCGGTAAGGTTAtccagccatgggctggatcaagcccacggagagtgtccgtgggccggacatgcacAGCGCAATACCGGAAGTCGTGTCTGTGCATGTCCGTgatgccggaaattgcttctgcacacgcCCAGAcgcaattttcagcatctggacatgtgcagacgtgatttccggcgtcTCGCTGCAAGTCCCTGCGCCACGCTGGTTTAGCGTGGTGCGTGGGGGGCTTGCTGAGCGGGCGACCTGGTTGGCGGGTGGCTCGTGAGCCGGTAAAATGGCCTTCGTGGGCACATCCGGCTCACGGGCcggaggttgccaacctctggtcTAGATGCCTCTCTGCATGAGACCAGCCAGTTACAATCATCCCTAGAAATGGCTGGATCTCAATTCAtattggcagccagtgtggtgaagtggttagtgTGTCACACTAGGACTAGGGATACCATGGGTTTAATCAGTAccctatttcctcccccccccccaccaccatgcTTTCAAAAGGAAGCTTGTTCCTTCAGAGGTTAAATGTACTCTGCACATACCTAGAGGTATGAGAGTACAGTACAAGCAAAAACACTTGCTTACTTTTACTACTGAAGTTAAAGGATTTAGAAAAGAGAATTCTAACTCAAAATCTAAAAACTTGGGTGCCAGGCCAGTCTGCCCACTTTCCTTTGAGAACAGCCATGTTATAGCACCAACAAACTCTCAACAGTATTTACCTTCACTGCCCAAAAGTCACATGACAGAAGTAAGATGATCGTCACCATACAGGCAATATAGCTGCTGCTCAACAATTCACAGAGTAAGTAGACGATTATTGCACTGACCCGGAAGAACAAGTGAAAGAAGGAGGCTATTGGATGTCTGTAAAAGGTATATTTAGACAATAATTTAGTAATTCATTTATCTGTTCACACTGTCCAAATCAAAAGGCCTAGAAAGGGTAACAGTTTCAATCGTAATTCCATGTTATGGCACTTCATAAAGACAGAAGTAATTATAAAAACCAACTAATTAATTAACATAGCATAATCAATGTGGGCAGAAAGAAAACGTCAATCTTTAGCTTGTGAGATAGACCTCTCTAACAGCACTTCCTTGCAAAGTTTGCTAAGAATACAAGGGCAGGTAAATATTGCAGTTCAGAAGCATACATCtatttccatttaaaataataagcTGCATGCACAGGTGAATCATTCAGATGGAACTTATCCAGAGCTCTGTCAAACACTTTCAGACACCAGAAGACTGGCCTGGAGCAGTTCTATGCTTAATGATATATTGTTCATTCAATGCTATGCATATGTCAAATCCATTAACTCTGTTTGGATCAATTTTTCTTTGCTCACTCTGAACTAGGGAATTTCAGGGTAGTGGTCAAAGCCACCTTAGTATGCCAGCATCTGTAAATCCTCCAAACCAGGTTTCTTGCACCTGGATAAGAACATAAACACACACTTTGTGTCAGGTAAACCATAGTGGCAACAATGCAGTGGCAAGCAAATGCTGAGTTGTCTGGAAAGCTATACAACGtagcattttgcattttatttttagcatCCAAAAGTCTTTGGTCactaaggttttatttatttgcaaataaacTTAGCGGTATATACCACCAATGCATATAAATTATCAAGGTGATGCAGAACACTATCTGCAATAAAAATTTAAAGTGGATGGCATGCAACAAGAGATTGGTGGGCTGTTCCATGAAGGGAAGGGCCATATCTCAGTAGcagagcagaaggtcccaggtttcatcatcagcatctccaggtagagctgaaagagacccccatctgaaatcccacagagccagtgtagacaatagtgagctgaatggaccaatggtctgacctaCTCTAAGAGAGCTTCCTATCCAGTGCTGCAGCCACAATTCCCCACGGGTGGCAAGAGACCCCCAACTGTGATTCCATATGCATCCACAGGCCTTAGTACCTACATGGCAGTTAAGGCAATCAAACTCCTGCTGTGATCCAATTTACATGGTCCCCAGCACAAAGGGCATGGGGTTGGGTCACAAGATCTCCTCCATTTCATATAATCCTGGTCTATTTCCAGAATAGCACCACAGTGCCATTTCCTCAAGGTATATGGGAAGGTTTTCCAGAGCCATTAGAATGGAATCCCTTGCCCAGCTTGACTGGATTTATCTGTGGTTGATTCCTTACCAAAATATATCAAAAATACTTCTTACTAGATacagacactctctctctctctctctctctatatatatatatatatatatatatatctgatgtGACTTATTTTGACCCATACAGAACTAGAATATAAAGcatgtaaaatttaaaaaagcatgtaaaaattaaaaagcatgtAAAATTTAGGTGTATATATCATATGATATTCAAGAAAGAAATCCTACAAGAAAGCTATTCAATAAAGAAAGCATACAAGAAAGCCAATGCCAAagcttttatttccccccaagctCATTCCCACAACAGAAAGACACAAGACATGGCAGGTCTTGTACCAAAGAGATGGCAGCCCAAGACCATTCTCGCAATTACTTACTTGATCTTTGATTTCTTTGGCCTCCTGGAGGTTTCATCATCAGCATCAAAGAGTGACACATCTTCTGTGTCATCACTACTGTCCTGGACAAGCACATGGGTAAGGGTTAGAAAAGACAGCATCAGTGGTGagattacatagaatcatagaattgtagagttggaagcatcatctggtctaaccccctgcaatgcaggagtcctgcttgaaccaccaaccttctggctaACAACCAGACGCACAGACCACAGGAGGGCAGCTAATGGAGTCAGAAAATACATTCTGAACACTTTATCTGATCTCTGTTTTCTTGAGACATTATAGAACATGACAAATTATTTCAGAGAACAGTAATGACTTCAATTGTATAAACATCATTCTCCTTAGATATTGTAGTTGTCAGTTATCTATTTTTTCTGTTTACTTGTTTCAGATCCAAaatatgtggttttttaaatgaatttttttaaccTTCGGCATTTTGTAAACTTCTGCAAATGCCTGAGAAAgtcaaatattttaatatttcatcaTCTTAAAGGGCCATTCAAAATGGTCTTTCGTACAATTTCATTTTCAGGGACATTAATTATTATAAACAGGTACTTAGCACAGCAAGAACCCAATTATTTGGGAGGACGCTAAGACAATTAAGTGTATTAGAAAGAAAATTTGCCACTTATTATGTTTGCTGCCTTGATTCCCTGTCAAaaaaatgtttactcagaaataagtagCGCAAAGGTAAATGAAACTGACTCCTATGTGTGCACAAGGAATGCAGCAGCTGATGTTTGTTGTGGTGgcaacttgtttgtttgtttgttgattgAATtgatacactgccctatacctggaggtctcagggcagttcacaaaacaaaatcagaatatacaactacaaaatatataatcaaaataaaaacaacaacccaataacacacacatccTCTATAACTTGGAATCATGTTAGTTTATTACGGCCAAGCTCATgcatgatcaagtattccaaaaggactggagtaaatttacacCATATTTGAAAGATTACTGTAAGCAACtgacatcactagcagggttgtctgaagacttgtaatgagaaattttctacctttctatatttatttaatttttgagtCATTTTGTAATGAGTGTGATTAGAAATGGAAAACGTACAAAATGCAGTGATATAAAGgttgaaagccatgaggcgggaggggaggaagtcaaaaagctctaaagagccagggcagtaaagtggataatgatgatgtgaatgtatataattaaatggaaaagagagagaaagagtttattACAGCCAAAAGAAGTTCACAGCCATCACTACTCTTCATTTTAACACAGAGAGTTTCCTTCTAATTATGCCTAACGTCTagggtttgggaaaccctaaaGAAAAGTGATGCATATAAAGCAAATGCAAAAGAAACGAAGAGGCAGAAAAGAAAACCAAGTGCGAAAACAGCAAcatgtttttaaacaaacaagccCTTAGTTTTGTGCatagaggaaagggggggggcgatgACCCGACTCATCCCGctgctctccccttcctcctctgtaaGCAAgcagccgccgcccccccccagtCGTGCAGCCCCAGACAGCAACCTCACCTGCGACCCACTTTCCCCCCGGGCCCCCAGCCATCTAGCCCCTCCCCCGGCCCCCCCCAACTCCTCCGAGCTCAAGGGCTCCCTCTAACCCGCCCCGCTCGCAAGGAAACACTGGCGCCCACCCGCCGTTCCCCACATCCCCACCTGCCGCAACATCGCTTCCGCCTTCTGCCACGTCACAATGCCGCCCAGCGGGCGAAACCCGACACGTCGTCGCTCTGCGACCGACGCGCTCCACTAGTTAGAACTAGAAAATTTAAGAGCGACCCGCTTCTTGAACTTCCgggagtaaaaaaacaacaacgaagagCATCCGTGTTGGCCGACAGATAAAAGATTCAGAGGGACACATTTCGAGTTCCACGTACCAGTATTTCCGCGTTTTCATCGgcagctgttttaaatgtgtcCTAGGGCGGAGTGGAGAATATCGGGTGCCTTCGCCGGCGTATTGGGGACTGAGTTGCTGCAGCGGGATGTCCACCCAAAAACGAAAAGAAGCTGCAGGAGGGACGGGAGGCTGTGCTTTTCCCAACTCACGGCTTATTTCGTGTGTTTTAATGCCGTTGCATGTGAATCCGAATGCCAAATACCTGTGTATATATATAGCCGCTTATTGCAAAGGGAAGCAATGGTGTTGAGAGAACGGCTCACAATATTTTCCATCCACCACCACTCCACTCCTCTCCTAAGATACTATTCATATTATACAGGGAGAGACCATCACCCTATATTGCCCCTTCAGGCCCCCTCCAAACCCAAATCCAGGTGTCAGTTGCATGCAGAAGCCAGCACTTGCATGGTTTCAATGTTGACAAGCTTGTTCTGTAATGCTACCTGCTGTTCAGTCACACTGAGCAACATTAAAATCTTGACTTTCTCAGTTGATTTCTACAGGCTCCAGTCATTTCTGCCTCAGTGGAGATCTCCCCTGTCCTTCCCTATTTGTTGCTGTTTCCATATCATTCGGTTTGTCGTGTTTCTTCTGCAGGTGGTTTCATCCTTTCCAGAAGGTTTTAACTATTCAGACTATTTTAACTATTCAGTGCAGCTATTTGAGGCTGTTCCCATCAAAGCTTTGAGGAGTGTAGCCAAAATGAGCTAGCTGTACACGTGCAACAGCAGCACGGTTAAAATGCTGCAGATTCTTTACAGGCAGTAAACACTGCTGCGCTCTGTGAGACTGAGGGTATGTACACAATGGTTTCAAGTTGCTGTTCCCACcagagagggggcagggaggtCTTCACATGATGTTCATTGCCTAATCCAGTTCACTGAAGCTGCCCTCTGTGCAAGTGCTATCACCCGTGTGTGAATGCACAATGCTGCCcgaaatgtacacacctcagcttaactgtggCTTCTATTTTCTAATCAGATtaaagctggtttgaggggaaaacgcatcaaacaggagtatttctcaagaagtCACAGGATACCTATGGATTATGGCTATGTCATGCCTACTCAGCTTCAACCACCAGTGGTGGGAAGGTGCTGGAGGCAAGCAGTAATGTGCACACAGCTTTAGGTTGCAATCTGGGAATCAGTCACATTGAACTTGATGGTACGTAGTAGAAATGACTAGGATAGCACTGTAATTTCAGAgtaaatttgcaaaggaacagGCCAAAAGGCAGCATGGCAAAATTTCAGCATGGCAAAAGCTGTTAAGAACCTCTATACCAAATATGGTATTTAATGTCAATAAGAAGAACTAAATACTCATAGTAAATCAGTGGCCAGAGTCAGGAAAAATTAGATGGTGGCTTATGCTATCTTTGCAAACATATGAGATGGTTAGCTGTTGCTAAAACTGCTTATAAACGGTAAAAAGAAGTCTAAAGGACAGAAAGACCAGCACCAACTCAACTGCAATTTGCATAGAAAATTACATTTATTCATTCTATTTTccctttgccccacccccaaagtagGACTAAGGACaaatttaattgtttattttgtttattaatttatctgCAATATTAACACAAAGCCTGTAAACTGTCAGGATCTTTGGGTGGCTTACaatgtttaaattaaaacaaaaacaataaaaccaaccataaaataataatttaataacatgtaatttaaacaacaacatttcagtTTCAGCTGGTCTCACCAAGTTAGATTTACAGCTCTGTGCCAAGATGGGGATCATCTGGTTGGACTTCTTTCAAATGGGATTAGTTATCCCTTTGTCTTCCCCCTTGTATAATTTGTGAACCACACAAAGTAGGTGTCAAAGACAAATCAATGCCAAAACCACACCAGCATCTGGGACAAAATGGATCTGCTCAAGCATACTCTCAGACCTGTCACTCTAAGGTATATTTTAGGCTTTCAGTGTTAGGGGAACAACATTGTCCTAGATACTttgaagtttaaaaaaatacttaatataaaaaacccaaccaatacaaataacatttaaaaacactAAATAAAAACCACACTAATAACTAAAAAGTTACCCCAAACTATTAGCCAGCCAAGCATAAACTCAACATATTAACAATTTAGAATATTGTATAGGATTAGCAGTCTAATTTATTTCAACTAGAGAAGGCTGCAGAGAGAAAAAATTGTCTTTAAGGCCCACTTAAACATGAAGTGGGATAGAGACAGTCTGATATTGCGGGGAATTTAATATGCTGCTCTTTCCACCCAGTTTGGAAGATGGGAACAAGACCCACATGAAAAGCAACAAGTGAGGAAACAAGTTCATTACAAAGCAGGTACCGCTGTAAGAGCTGTTGTAGCCAGGTTTCTTTATTTTGTGAACATATATTAATTGATAGTGACTCTTGGAAACTTGGAGGATGTCCAAAGTTTAGGCATTTTCATTAAGATTTGGGCTATATGGTGAGCTTTGAGAAGTGTACACACAGTCTTAGAAACAAAGCTTACAAACAGAATCATTGTAGAGTCATGTTAATAAACCTTTCTCTAGAGACCAGGATCATTTGTAAACTACACTCATTGCAAACTGGAAAGACCTTTCTTTGGGGAGTGAAGCAGCTTCCccatcatacccccccccccccagtgcagccCTGAGTCCCACCTTCTCAGCTATGTGAAAATCTGGATAATTCAATAGTTTGTTAGCATTTTCTGAAAGGTAGCTTCAAGCTGGGAGAAAAAATTTAGCCCAAAGCTCTCCAGTGCCAGCTGTTTGGTTTGTAGTCAGTTGTTTAGAAGGACTAGCAGGCTGCTTTGAAAAGCGAAGCTCAGATGAAAACATTCTCTCCAAGTTCAGGAGCTGCAACTTTGCCCTCCTTGTTGAAATCATCGATGGGAAGACCTTTAATTTTCTTTAGCCAGGCATTTTTACACTCTTTTTCTCTGTTTGCTATAACCTTGGTCTTCTGTGCCTGATACTCATGCGCCTTAGCTTCTTCATACTCTTTCATCTGTTGGGTTGTCAAAAGCCGGAACCCAGAATTGAGCCGGTATGGGTTTGGGGTGTGGGTGAAGAAGAGTTTTGGTCGCCGTGGTATCTTGTCTCTATCAGGTTGGGCAATCTTCATTCGGGGCACTTTGATGGATTCGACTGAGGTTGTAAAGTGACCAACGACATGCCCTATGGTAGGTGGAGATGGCATCTTTGCCTGGCGTGAAATATTTTCCCCTCTGGCCAAGGTGCTGC is from Lacerta agilis isolate rLacAgi1 chromosome 2, rLacAgi1.pri, whole genome shotgun sequence and encodes:
- the LOC117041132 gene encoding Golgi apparatus membrane protein TVP23 homolog B produces the protein MLRQDSSDDTEDVSLFDADDETSRRPKKSKIKHPIASFFHLFFRVSAIIVYLLCELLSSSYIACMVTIILLLSCDFWAVKNVTGRLMVGLRWWNQVDDDGKSHWVFEARKASAQTKRTTSEAESRIFWLGLISCPLLWVIFAFSALFSFKVKWLAIVIMGVTLQGANLYGYIRCKVGSRKNLTSVATSYLGRQLLRQTVPKEEQAVS